One genomic region from Neoarius graeffei isolate fNeoGra1 chromosome 4, fNeoGra1.pri, whole genome shotgun sequence encodes:
- the tusc2a gene encoding tumor suppressor 2, mitochondrial calcium regulator a, with translation MGGSGSKAKGVWPFTGSGASGDSPGVNDQSLARMCGYKNATPFVFTRRSSLYYDEDGDLAHEFYEETVVTKNGRKKAKLKRIHKNLIPQGIVKLDHPRIHVDFPVIICEI, from the exons ATGGGAGGCAGTGGATCCAAAGCTAAAGGAGTCTGGCCTTTCACTGGCTCAGGGGCCAGTGGAGACTCTCCTGGGGTCAATGATCAGTCTTTAGCCCGAATGTGTGGCTACAAAAATGCAACCCCATTTGTCTTTACAAGGAGGAG CTCTCTGTATTATGATGAGGATGGAGATCTGGCTCATGAGTTCTATGAAGAGACGGTGGTGACTAAAAACGGCCGAAAGAAGGCAAAGCTGAAGAGGATCCACAAGAACCTCATACCTCAG GGGATTGTGAAACTGGATCATCCACGAATCCATGTTGACTTCCCAGTCATTATTTGTGAAATATAA